From the Lathyrus oleraceus cultivar Zhongwan6 chromosome 4, CAAS_Psat_ZW6_1.0, whole genome shotgun sequence genome, one window contains:
- the LOC127073412 gene encoding uncharacterized protein LOC127073412: protein MKSQSLMGKVQCLSLPSLGGCFDSFRDQARGSGYGTRIWNLSDKPVELQIRVGSILKKIHTLKPGSSKRLKCKSIYKTYVPKSGSVGGSLKNLLYSYDETSHPYIWIHETGCHSLKMVKQQYVSLEDMRDSSEIKIFRDHQRGSISVRKRMRPDFCST from the coding sequence ATGAAGTCACAGTCACTCATGGGGAAAGTGCAATGTCTTAGCCTTCCATCTCTTGGAGGTTGCTTTGACAGCTTCCGCGACCAAGCACGAGGCTCGGGATACGGGACGAGGATATGGAACCTAAGTGATAAGCCAGTGGAGCTGCAAATAAGGGTGGGATCAATACTGAAGAAGATTCATACATTGAAGCCGGGGTCATCAAAGAGACTCAAATGTAAGAGCATATATAAGACATATGTTCCTAAGAGTGGAAGTGTTGGTGGAAGCTTGAAGAATCTGTTGTATTCCTATGATGAAACTAGCCACCCTTATATTTGGATTCATGAGACAGGGTGTCATTCCTTAAAGATGGTTAAGCAGCAGTATGTTAGCCTTGAGGATATGAGGGATTCTTCTGAGATCAAGATTTTCAGGGATCATCAAAGAGGTTCCATTTCAGTTCGGAAGAGAATGAGGCCAGATTTCTGCTCAACATGA
- the LOC127073411 gene encoding uncharacterized protein LOC127073411, with protein sequence MFWSWTSALKITLLLLLISSVIAAILILPIQKILNDFLIWVDRDLGAWGPLALAIAYIPLTILAVPASVLTLGGGYLFGLPIGIIADSIGATMGAVAAFLLGGTIGKSFVVAKLKDYPQFRSVSIAIQRSGFKIVFLLRLVPLLPFNMLNYLLSVTPVALWEYALASWLGMMPITVALVYAGTTLKDLSDVTQGGGELSNTRWAFIILSLVISVVLMICVTKVAKSALNNALAEFGEDMSDTTSSSEQPIVTEPLVDLNRPLVNETDQNQDDNQQQ encoded by the exons ATGTTTTGGTCATGGACCTCTGCTCTAAAGATCACTCTTCTTCTCCTCCTTATTTCATCTGTTATTGCTGCTATCTTGATTCTCCCAATTCAAAAG ATTCTGAACGATTTCTTGATATGGGTTGATCGTGATCTTGGGGCATGGGGTCCCCTTGCTCT GGCAATTGCTTACATTCCTTTGACGATATTGGCGGTTCCGGCCTCTGTACTTACC CTTGGTGGTGGTTATCTATTTGGCCTTCCAATTGGCATTATTGCTGACTCTATTGGTGCAACCATGGGTGCTGTGGCTGCATTTCTTCTTGGTGGAACA ATTGGGAAATCATTTGTTGTTGCTAAGTTGAAGGACTATCCACAATTTAGATCAGTGTCAATTGCAATTCAGAGATCTGGCTTTAAG ATTGTGTTTCTGCTTCGACTTGTTCCATTACTACCGTTTAATATGTTAAATTACCTCCTATCCGTGACTCCGGTTGCACTATGGGAATACGCATTGGCGTCCTGGTTAGGAATGATG CCAATAACGGTGGCACTTGTGTATGCTGGAACAACACTCAAAGACCTATCCGATGTGACGCAAGGTGGGGGAGAGTTATCAAACACTCGTTGG GCTTTCATAATTTTGAGTCTAGTCATATCTG TGGTTTTGATGATTTGTGTTACGAAAGTTGCCAAGTCTGCTTTAAATAACGCGTTGGCTGAATTTGGAGAAGATATGAGCGACACTACATCTTCCTCAGAACAGCCCATTGTCACTGAACCTTTAGTAGATCTCAATCGGCCTCTTGTTAATGAGACAGATCAGAATCAAGACGACAATCAACAACAGTAA